The following proteins come from a genomic window of Andrena cerasifolii isolate SP2316 chromosome 6, iyAndCera1_principal, whole genome shotgun sequence:
- the Nkd gene encoding NKD inhibitor of WNT signaling pathway naked cuticle isoform X1 encodes MRGHRSRIVCERRPSNEPVPFSGTERSLSRSRKNTDFVVGNTEGSDSEELLAGVSAPCSGSPPESQPILLETEAPQVAVDASTSPTPVAGNDEQPTASATKQLSFEEFECDVSVAEGDRRRQEFSFTLYDFDGHGKITKDDIAGLVTTIYDTLGASIQVPPCGSKTIKVKLTVSPDQRSNNQARSGCLNVASQPAATSFSGNSSCCHLKHAPCNNATAHAAAHGLRRVPRRRRVLRHRCQNEPKEVDTHSEDDGENARTNRMKQEELRRRVGPVPHLPSPYSNSSEGDISDDSDVSPAVSPLTPLLSTNQRKRSGALQRQQLLEIIQANMEKNNLSFHTSRKRHQNEQSRIPSQTPHAESSPHYTQDCRSPSESRPAAMAYHKPTREKAQAFTSFSKVPAKSRGNLRKTRTQYGLQRNNPATVPPPRAYVQPQVLPRTVISPTVYPEQQPPVNASRNAGNVTSNGPVNQTPPSNHNVQRNETQFSQSQQCGKSSKKHQLKHATREQDQARAMVQVVRWLEREFSQNAAAGPGRKHVHEHIHHHYHHYHTEALV; translated from the exons TCGTTGGTAACACGGAAGGCAGCGACTCGGAGGAGCTACTTGCCGGCGTCTCGGCACCTTGTAGCGGCTCACCACCGGAATCCCAGCCAATTCTGCTAGAAACGGAAGCCCCGCAGGTCGCGGTCGACGCTTCGACCAGCCCTACGCCGGTCGCCGGAAATGACGAGCAGCCGACTGCCAGCGCGACGAAGCAACTCAGTTTCGAG GAATTCGAATGCGACGTCTCGGTGGCGGAGGGCGACCGTCGGCGGCAAGAATTCTCGTTCACCCTGTACGACTTCGACGGCCACGGGAAGATAACAAAGGATGACATAGCCGGCCTGGTCACGACCATTTACGACACCCTGGGCGCTTCCATCCAGGTACCCCCGTGCGGCAGCAAGACGATTAAGGTGAAATTGACGGTGTCGCCGGATCAGAGGAGCAACAACCAGGCGCGGAGCGGCTGCCTGAACGTGGCCTCCCAGCCGGCGGCCACCAGCTTTTCCGGAAATTCGTCCTGCTGCCATTTGAAGCACGCGCCCTGCAACAATGCCACGGCCCACGCCGCCGCGCACGGTTTACGCAGAGTTCCTAGAAGGCGAAGAGTGCTGCGACACCGTTGCCAG AACGAGCCGAAGGAAGTGGACACCCACAGCGAGGACGACGGCGAAAATGCTCGAACGAATCGAATGAAGCAGGAGGAATTGAGGAGGAGGGTGGGGCCCGTGCCTCATTTACCGTCACCCTATTCCAATAGCTCCGAGGGTGATATCAGCGATGACAGCGATGTTTCCCCAGCAGTTTCCCCCTTGACGCCTCTACTCTCCACTAATCAGCGAAAGCGCAGCGGCGCCCTGCAAAGGCAACAGCTCTTGGAAATCATTCAGGCGAACATGGAAAAGAATAACCTCAGTTTTCATACGTCAAG GAAACGGCATCAGAACGAGCAATCCCGCATTCCGTCTCAAACTCCGCACGCCGAATCGTCGCCCCACTACACCCAAGACTGCCGTTCACCCTCGGAATCTCGGCCCGCGGCGATGGCGTACCACAAACCTACCCGGGAGAAGGCTCAGGCGTTCACGTCCTTCTCTAAAGTACCTGCCAAGTCGCGGGGGAATCTTCGGAAGACGCGGACGCAGTACGGTCTCCAGAGGAACAACCCGGCCACGGTGCCGCCGCCTCGAGCCTACGTTCAACCGCAGGTCTTGCCCCGCACCGTGATCAGCCCCACTGTCTACCCGGAGCAGCAGCCCCCGGTTAACGCGAGCCGTAACGCCGGCAACGTCACGTCGAACGGCCCTGTGAATCAAACTCCGCCGAGCAATCACAACGTTCAGCGCAACGAGACGCAGTTCAGTCAGTCGCAGCAGTGCGGCAAGTCGAGCAAGAAGCATCAGCTGAAGCACGCGACCAGAGAGCAGGACCAGGCCAGAGCGATGGTGCAGGTTGTCCGCTGGCTGGAGCGCGAGTTCTCCCAGAACGCCGCCGCGGGTCCCGGTCGCAAGCACGTTCACGAGCACATCCATCATCACTACCACCATTATCACACCGAGGCTCTCGTTTGA
- the Nkd gene encoding NKD inhibitor of WNT signaling pathway naked cuticle isoform X2, which produces MHEGLMATGLVKWWRARFLAGYRPFSVVGNTEGSDSEELLAGVSAPCSGSPPESQPILLETEAPQVAVDASTSPTPVAGNDEQPTASATKQLSFEEFECDVSVAEGDRRRQEFSFTLYDFDGHGKITKDDIAGLVTTIYDTLGASIQVPPCGSKTIKVKLTVSPDQRSNNQARSGCLNVASQPAATSFSGNSSCCHLKHAPCNNATAHAAAHGLRRVPRRRRVLRHRCQNEPKEVDTHSEDDGENARTNRMKQEELRRRVGPVPHLPSPYSNSSEGDISDDSDVSPAVSPLTPLLSTNQRKRSGALQRQQLLEIIQANMEKNNLSFHTSRKRHQNEQSRIPSQTPHAESSPHYTQDCRSPSESRPAAMAYHKPTREKAQAFTSFSKVPAKSRGNLRKTRTQYGLQRNNPATVPPPRAYVQPQVLPRTVISPTVYPEQQPPVNASRNAGNVTSNGPVNQTPPSNHNVQRNETQFSQSQQCGKSSKKHQLKHATREQDQARAMVQVVRWLEREFSQNAAAGPGRKHVHEHIHHHYHHYHTEALV; this is translated from the exons TCGTTGGTAACACGGAAGGCAGCGACTCGGAGGAGCTACTTGCCGGCGTCTCGGCACCTTGTAGCGGCTCACCACCGGAATCCCAGCCAATTCTGCTAGAAACGGAAGCCCCGCAGGTCGCGGTCGACGCTTCGACCAGCCCTACGCCGGTCGCCGGAAATGACGAGCAGCCGACTGCCAGCGCGACGAAGCAACTCAGTTTCGAG GAATTCGAATGCGACGTCTCGGTGGCGGAGGGCGACCGTCGGCGGCAAGAATTCTCGTTCACCCTGTACGACTTCGACGGCCACGGGAAGATAACAAAGGATGACATAGCCGGCCTGGTCACGACCATTTACGACACCCTGGGCGCTTCCATCCAGGTACCCCCGTGCGGCAGCAAGACGATTAAGGTGAAATTGACGGTGTCGCCGGATCAGAGGAGCAACAACCAGGCGCGGAGCGGCTGCCTGAACGTGGCCTCCCAGCCGGCGGCCACCAGCTTTTCCGGAAATTCGTCCTGCTGCCATTTGAAGCACGCGCCCTGCAACAATGCCACGGCCCACGCCGCCGCGCACGGTTTACGCAGAGTTCCTAGAAGGCGAAGAGTGCTGCGACACCGTTGCCAG AACGAGCCGAAGGAAGTGGACACCCACAGCGAGGACGACGGCGAAAATGCTCGAACGAATCGAATGAAGCAGGAGGAATTGAGGAGGAGGGTGGGGCCCGTGCCTCATTTACCGTCACCCTATTCCAATAGCTCCGAGGGTGATATCAGCGATGACAGCGATGTTTCCCCAGCAGTTTCCCCCTTGACGCCTCTACTCTCCACTAATCAGCGAAAGCGCAGCGGCGCCCTGCAAAGGCAACAGCTCTTGGAAATCATTCAGGCGAACATGGAAAAGAATAACCTCAGTTTTCATACGTCAAG GAAACGGCATCAGAACGAGCAATCCCGCATTCCGTCTCAAACTCCGCACGCCGAATCGTCGCCCCACTACACCCAAGACTGCCGTTCACCCTCGGAATCTCGGCCCGCGGCGATGGCGTACCACAAACCTACCCGGGAGAAGGCTCAGGCGTTCACGTCCTTCTCTAAAGTACCTGCCAAGTCGCGGGGGAATCTTCGGAAGACGCGGACGCAGTACGGTCTCCAGAGGAACAACCCGGCCACGGTGCCGCCGCCTCGAGCCTACGTTCAACCGCAGGTCTTGCCCCGCACCGTGATCAGCCCCACTGTCTACCCGGAGCAGCAGCCCCCGGTTAACGCGAGCCGTAACGCCGGCAACGTCACGTCGAACGGCCCTGTGAATCAAACTCCGCCGAGCAATCACAACGTTCAGCGCAACGAGACGCAGTTCAGTCAGTCGCAGCAGTGCGGCAAGTCGAGCAAGAAGCATCAGCTGAAGCACGCGACCAGAGAGCAGGACCAGGCCAGAGCGATGGTGCAGGTTGTCCGCTGGCTGGAGCGCGAGTTCTCCCAGAACGCCGCCGCGGGTCCCGGTCGCAAGCACGTTCACGAGCACATCCATCATCACTACCACCATTATCACACCGAGGCTCTCGTTTGA